One stretch of Paenibacillus sp. AN1007 DNA includes these proteins:
- a CDS encoding methyltransferase domain-containing protein, whose amino-acid sequence MEKLLEMAKIPEPFEEGSVQIWLDSSRDDLVLKAHFDENIPGGSKNNEFINETVDFIHTIAPLDQYTKIVDLGCGPGLYAQKLAMRGYKVVGVDFNKKSIEYAKREAAKEGLSVEYRNEDITSIELENEFDMALLIYEVYSFFSPENRKKILNNIHRGLKPGGLILLDVLSEYSYNKFETQLMWGLTRKDNPFSEKKHLSLYASVKYPDYVTLSKNVLVFGDGELVNYHYWNQHFTVQSLEKEMNDAGFTLEKVYADVNGGEYQSDRDSFAVLLKKN is encoded by the coding sequence ATGGAAAAATTATTAGAAATGGCGAAAATTCCCGAGCCATTTGAGGAAGGATCAGTACAAATCTGGCTTGACTCTAGCCGTGATGACCTAGTTTTGAAAGCTCATTTTGATGAAAATATTCCTGGTGGCAGTAAGAATAATGAATTTATTAATGAAACCGTTGATTTCATTCATACTATTGCTCCTCTAGATCAGTATACCAAAATTGTTGATCTTGGTTGTGGCCCAGGCCTGTATGCTCAAAAATTAGCGATGAGAGGTTATAAGGTCGTTGGTGTCGATTTCAATAAAAAGTCAATTGAGTATGCAAAGCGGGAAGCCGCAAAAGAAGGTTTATCCGTTGAATACAGAAACGAGGACATCACAAGCATTGAACTCGAGAATGAATTCGACATGGCTCTATTGATCTATGAAGTTTACAGCTTTTTTAGCCCGGAAAATAGAAAAAAAATACTTAACAATATCCACCGAGGTTTAAAACCCGGGGGATTAATTCTACTGGATGTATTATCAGAATACAGCTATAACAAATTTGAAACTCAACTGATGTGGGGACTGACCCGAAAAGATAACCCCTTCTCAGAGAAGAAACATTTGTCCTTATATGCTTCTGTGAAATATCCTGATTATGTGACTTTATCAAAAAATGTTTTGGTTTTTGGAGATGGTGAGTTGGTAAACTATCATTACTGGAATCAACATTTTACGGTACAGAGCCTGGAAAAAGAAATGAACGATGCCGGATTTACGCTTGAAAAAGTATACGCAGATGTGAATGGTGGAGAGTACCAATCGGACCGGGACTCTTTCGCGGTTCTTCTCAAGAAAAATTGA